Genomic window (Luteibacter yeojuensis):
GTTTTCCGTCAGGTGCTTCTTGCGCATGCGGATTTCCTTCGGCGTCACCTCGACCAGTTCGTCGTCGTCGATGAAGTCGAGCGCCTGTTCCAGCGAGAACTTCGTCGCCGGGGTCAGCTGGATCGCATCGTCCTTGCCCGAGGCACGCATGTTGGTCAGCGGCTTCGGCTTGATCGCGTTGACGGTGAGGTCGTTATCCTTCGCATGGATGCCGATCAGCTGGCCTTCGTACACCGAATCGCCTTCGGCGGCGAACAGCTTGCCGCGCTCCTGCAGGGGGCCGAGCGAGTAGGCCGGAGTGGTGCCCGGGGCGTTCGCGATCATCACGCCGTTCTGGCGCTTGGCGATCGGGGCGGTTTCCATCGGACCATAGCTGTCGAACACGTGGAACAGCAGGCCCGAACCCTGGGTGAGGGTCTTGAACTGGTTCTGGAAGCCGATCAGGCCACGCGCCGGGATCTTGTATTCCAGGCGCACGCGGCCCTTGCCGTCGGACACCATGTTCTTCAGCTGGCCCTTGCGGATGCCGAGGCGCTCCATGACCGGGCCCTGGTGGATTTCCTCGAGGTCGACCACGAGTTCCTCGATCGGCTCCATCTTCTGGCCGTCGATTTCCTTGATGATGACTTCCGGACGCGACACCGCGAGCTCGTAGCCTTCGCGACGCATGTTCTCGATCAGCACCGAGAGGTGCAGTTCGCCGCGGCCCGAGACCAGGAACTTGTCGGCGTCCGAACCGTCTTCCACGCGCAGGGCCACGTTGTGGACCTTCTCGCGCTCGAGACGCTCGCGCAGCTGGCGGCTGGTGAGGAACTTGCCGCCGGAGAGATCCTTGTTGCCGACGAACGGCGAATTGTTGACCTGGAAGGTCATGCTGATCATCGGCTCGTCGACGCTCAGCGGCGGCAGCGCTTCCGGCACGTCCGGCGAGGTGACGGTGTCGGAAATGGTCAGCTCGGGGATGCCCGCGATGGCGACGATGTCGCCCGCTTCGGCGCTGTCCTGCTCGATGCGCTCGAGGCCGAGGAAGCCGAGCACCTGCACGACCTTGCCCTGGCGCTTCTTGCCGTGGCGGTCGATGACGGCGACCTGCATGCCCTTCTTCAGCGTGCCGCGCTGGATGCGGCCGATGCCGATGACGCCCACGAAGTTGTTGTAGTCGAGCTGGCTGATGCGCATCTGGAAGGGGCCTTCCGGATCGACGTCGGGCTTCGGCGCATGCTGCATGATCGCTTCGTACAGCGGGGTCATGTCGCCTTCGCGGGCGTTCTCGTCGAGCGAGGCATAGCCGTTCAGCGCCGAGGCGTAGACGATCGGGAAGTCCATCTGCTCATCGGTGGCGCCGAGCTTTTCGAAGAGGTCCCACACCTGCTCGACGACCCACTCCGGACGGGCGCCCGGACGGTCGATCTTGTTGACGACCACGATCGGCTTGAAGCCCATCGCGAACGCCTTCTGGGTCACGAAGCGGGTCTGCGGCATCGGGCCGTCCATCGCGTCGACGAGGATCAGCACGGTGTCGACCATCGACAGCACGCGCTCCACCTCGCCGCCGAAGTCGGCGTGTCCTGGGGTGTCGACGATGTTGATGCGGTTCTTGACGCCCTTCTTCTTGTCTTCCCAGGTGATGGCCGTGTTCTTGGCCAGGATCGTGATGCCACGCTCCTTTTCCTGGTCGTTCGAATCCATCACGCGCTCGGCAAGCACGGTGCGCTCGTTGAGCGTGCCGGACTGCTTGAGGAGCTGATCGACGAGGGTGGTCTTGCCGTGGTCGACGTGAGCCACGATGGCGATATTGCGCAGGAATTCGATCGACATGCGTCATGCGCCGGCCTTCAGCCGGTGCACCTCTTTGGTGTGGGAAGCCGCCGATTATAAAGGAAATTGGCGACTTTCGCATGACTGCCCGGCCGCCGTCTTGCGCCGACGTCCGGAGGCGCGCATCTTGCCGCCTTCTCCAGACGCGAGGCCCGATGCGCCCATGGACCGTTTCGGCGAGGTACGTGCCACCACGCATCGCGACGGCGATGACCTGCTGAGTGCCGGCCTGGGGCTTCGCGGCCTCGCCGGCGCGCCGGTGCCGTTCACGCGGCCGGCGGCGCCCACACCCGCGGAACTGCGCCGGCGCGCCATCCAGTCCTGCTGGAAAGGCATCGCCGACCTCGGCCCGCTTGGCGGCTTCGGGACCCTCTATGGCCGGGTGCCCGACGTGCCCGGCCGGGAGTTCGCCGCCTTCACCACGCTGAATGGCGCGAAGGCGCCGCACCGCGTGCTGGTCCAGGTGCCGGACGCCTTCGATCGGGCGAAGCGCTGCCTCGTCGTCACCGCTTCGCCGGGCACGCGGGGGGTCTACGGCTCGATCGCCGTCGCCGGCGCATGGGGACTGCCGCGGGGTTGCGCCGTGGCTTACACGGACAAGGCGGCGGGCAGCGGCTATTTCGATACTGCGGACGGCAGCGGCGTCGCCCTCGACGGCACGCGGGCGAAAGCGGGCGAGGCGCCGCTCGAGTTCGAGCCTGCGGGGATGCGGGCCGAGGCCGGCATCGCCGTGAAGCACGCGCATTCCGGGGATCACCCCGAGGCGGACTGGGGGCGCCACGTGCTGCAGGCGGCCCGCTTCGGCCTGGCCATGCTCGACCGGGCATTTCCCGACGAGGCCCCGTTCACGCCCGCGAATACGCGCATTATCGCCACCGGCCTGTCCAACGGGGGCGGGGCCGTGCTGCGCGCCGCCGGCGAGGATACCGACGGCATCCTCTCGGCCGTCGTGGCCCTGGCGCCGAACATCCACGTGGCCGGCCACGGGCGGCCGTTCTACGACTACGCCACCGAAGCCGCGGTGCTCCTCCCGGCCGCGCTGGCGGCGCCGGATTTCGACGGGCTGCCCTTCGCCCGTGTGGGCGGCGCCCAGCCACCGGCATGGGCCCTGCGTGCCGCCTCCCTGCGCGCCCATGGCCGCTTGTCCGGCCTCCTGCCTCCCGCCCAGGCCGCGGAAGCCCTGGCGATGCTGCGGGCCTCCGGGTGGCAGGACGAGGCGCTGGCCGTCGGTGCGTCGTCGACCTCGCTGGACATCTGGCGCACCGTGACGGTGGCCTACGCGTCGGCTTACCTCCGGCGTTCCGCCGGGGGCATGCCCTGCGGCTTTTCTTACCGCCCGCAACACACTGGCGGTGTCGCGGGCCCGGTGGATGCCATCGTCCGCGCCGCGTGGTGGGCCGACGGTTCGGGCTCGCCGCCCGGCGCGGGCATCCTGCTGGCCGGCGGCAGCGACCTCTCGATGGATCCGACCCTGCCGGGCAACCTCTGCCTGCGCGACCTGTGGACGGGGCAGGGGTCGGAGACGACACGGCTGCGCGCGGCGGTGGACGCCACGGCCGCGGCCTTGCCGCGTGAGGACTTGCCGATCCTCGTGGTGCATGGCGCGCAGGACGGCCTGCTTCCCGTGGCGTTCACGTCGGAGCCGTACGTGGCGTGGCTGCGTGCGTCCGGGCGCTCGCCGGTCTTCTGGAAAGTGCCGTACGCCCAACATTTCGACGCCTTCCTGGCCTTTCCGGATTTCGGCGACCGTCATGCGCCGTTGCTTCCCTTCGGGTATGCCGCGCTGGACCGGGCCTGGGCGTGCCTGGCCGAGGGCAGGCCCCTGCCTGAGGACGCGGCGGTACGCGACACCCGGCCAAGGGGACCCGGTGCCTTTACTGCTTCCGCGCTCGCCGTGCCGGCGGGCTGAACCGCCATCACGCTTTCTTGCTTGAAGTCCTGTGACAGGGGCGCCATCTTCGGTAGCCTTGCATCCCCCGGGCCGGGCGCGACCAGCGCACCGGCCTGCATTTCAACGAGTTACAGGAACCGCGATGACCATCAACGTCACCATGAAGACGAACAAGGGCGATATCCACCTGCGCCTGCACGACGAAAAGACCCCGATGACGGTGGCCAACTTCGTGAACCTGGCCAAGCGCGGCTACTACGACGGCCTGTCGTTCCATCGCGTGATCGCCGACTTCATGATCCAGGGCGGTTGCCCGGAAGGTTCGGGCCGCGGCGGTCCGGGTTACCGCTTTGGCGACGAGTTCGACGGCAGCCTGAAGCACGACAAGCCCGGCGTCCTCTCCATGGCCAACGCCGGGCCGGGCACCAACGGCTCGCAGTTCTTCATCACCCACGGTCCGACCCCGTGGCTGGACGGCAAGCACAGCGTGTTCGGCGAAGTGGTGGGCCCGGAAGACCAGAAGGTGGTCGATGCGATCCGCCAGGAAGACACCATCGAGAAGGTGGAAGTCTCCGGCGACGTGGACGCGCTGCTCGAGAAGCAGGCCTCGAACGTGGCGAAGTGGAACGAGACCCTCGACGCACGCTGACAGGCGGGTGCAGGGACCTGTAGAGGCGCTATAGCGGCGAGAAGCCCACGGAGCGATGAAGCGGCGAGGCAGGTTCCCTCGCCGCTATAGCGGCTCCTGCAGGAGACAGACCTACAGCGGCGGACGGCGGGGCCGTGTTAAAATGGCGGCCTTTGCCCCAGCCCCCGTCGAGGAAACGATGCCGCAACTCGCCAAGCGTATCGGTCGCGCCAAACCCAGTGCGATCATGGTCATCGCCGAGAAGGCCAAGCGCCTGAAGGCCGAAGGCCGCGACATCGTCAGCTTCTCGATCGGCGTCCCGAACTTCCTCCCCGGCGACCACGTGTACGCCGCCGCGCGCGAGGCGCTGGCGAAGGATTCCGGCCAGTACGGCAGCAATCGCGGTCCCGACGCGCTCATCGACGCCTTCCTGGCGCACATCGAAGCGCTCGGCCTCACCGGTTACGCCCGCAAGAACGTCACTACCGGCGTCGGCGCGAAGCAGGTGCTCTATAACCTGGCCGAAGCGCTGCTCGACGAAGGCGACGAGATCTGCTTCCCGGCCCCGTACTGGACGAGCTACCTCGACATCGCCGAGATCGTCGGCGCGAAGATCAACATCCTCCCGTGCCCGCCTGAGCAGAACTACAAGCTCACGCCGGCGCAACTGGACGCCGCGCTGGCGCGCAAGCCGCGCGTGTTCCTGTTCAACAATCCGTCCAATCCCACGGGCATGGTCTATACGCGCGAGGAAATCGCCGCGCTGGCCGACGTGATCGCGAAGTACCCGGACACCTGGGTCGTCACGGACGATATCTACAACACGATGGTCTTCGACGGCGTGGGTTACCACAATTTCGTGCACGTCCGGCCGGACCTCAAGGACCGCGTGATCTTCGTCGATTCGATCTCGAAGACCTATGGCATGCCGGGCTGGCGCGTGGGCTTCATCGCCGCGCCGGAATCCGTGGCCCTGGCCGTCACCACGCTCAACTCCAACCACATCACCAGCCTGCCGGAAGTGGTCAACGCGGCGGCCCTTGCCGCGCTGTCCGGGCCGCAGGACATCCCCCTCGCGAAGTGCAAGGAATTCGCGGCGAAGCGCGACCGCGTGTACAACGCGCTGCTCTCGATTCCCGGCGTGGTCTGCCCGCGTCCGCAGGGAGCGTTCTACGCCTTCCCCGACATCTCCGTAGCCTTCGGCAAGAAGCACAACGGCGTGGCGATCGATTCCGATATCGATTTCTGCGCCGTGCTACTCGAAGCCAAGGGTGTGGCCTGCGTGCCGGGCTCGGCCTTCGGCGAGCCGCGCGCGCTGCGCATTTCCTATTCCTGCCCGGACGAGGCGCTCGACAAGGGCATGGCCCGCATCGTCGAGTTCTTCGCCGAGCTCACCTGATCTTCAGTCCAGCGATATTTTGAGGAGTCGAAAGATGAAAGCACCCGTTCGCGTCGCCGTCACCGGCGCAGCCGGCCAGATCGGTTATGCCCTTCTGTTCCGTATCGCCGCCGGCGACATGCTCGGTCCCGACCAGCCGGTGATCCTGCACCTCCTCGAGATCACCCCGGCGCTTCCGGCGCTGCAGGGCGTGGTGATGGAACTCAACGACTGCGCGTTTCCGACCCTCGCGGGCGTGGTCGCCACGGACGACGCGAACGTCGCCTTCAAGGACGTCGACTACGCGCTGCTCGTCGGTTCGCGTCCGCGCGGCCCGGGCATGGAGCGCAAGGACCTGCTCGAGGCCAACGGCGCCATCTTCGCGCCGCAGGGCAAGGCCCTGAACGACCACGCCAAGCGCGACGTGCGCGTGCTGGTCGTCGGCAACCCGGCGAACACCAATGCGCTGATCGCCCAGCAGAACGCACCGGACCTCGATCCGAAGTGCTTCACCGCCATGGTCCGCCTGGACCACAATCGCGCGCTGTCGCAGCTGGCCGAGAAGACCGGCGCGCACACCGCCGAGATCAAGAAGGTCACCATCTGGGGCAACCACAGCTCCACCCAGTACCCGGACCTGCACCAGGCCTCGGTGAAGGGCAAGCCGGCGCTGGAGCAGGTCGACCAGACCTGGTACGCCGACACCTTCATCCCGACCGTCCAGCAGCGCGGTGCGGCCATCATCAAGGCGCGCGGCGCGTCCTCGGCCGCGTCGGCCGCCTCCGCCGCGATCGACCACATGCGCGACTGGGCGCTGGGCACGGCCGAGGGCGACTGGACCTCGATGGCCGTCCCGTCCGACGGTTCGTACGGCATCGAGCCGGGCGTGATCTTCGGTTATCCGGTGACGGTGAAGGACGGCAAGTACGCCATCGTGCAGGGCCTGGCGATCAACGCCTTCTCGCAAGCCCGCATCGACGCGACCGACAAGGAACTGCGCGAGGAGCGCGCCGGCGTGGAGCACCTGTTCGCGAAGTGATCGCGACACGACCATGCAAACGAGGAGGCCGCGCTGCAAGGCGCGGCCTTTTTCTTTTTGCTCACCTTTGACCTTGCAACCTTCGAGTCGCCATGGCCCACAGTCCCCGCCTTGTCATCTATGCCGCGCTCGCTGCCAACATCGGCATCGCCGCGGCGAAATTCTTCGCCGCCGCCGTCAGCGGCAGCTCGGCCATGCTGTCGGAAGGCGTGCACTCGCTCGTGGACAGCGTCAACGAGGTACTCCTGCTGCATGGCCTGCGTCTTTCGCAGAAGCGGCCCGACCGGCAGAACCCCCTGGGATACGGACGCGAACTGTATTTCTGGAGCTTCATCGTGGCCCTGCTGGTGCTGGCCCTCGGCGCCGGTTTTTCGCTCTACGAGGGCGTCAGCCACATCCTCTCGCCCGAACCCCTGCGCGATCCGACGATGAACTACATCGTGCTCGCCGTGGGCGTCGCGTTCGAGGGCACGTCATGGTGGCTTGCGCTGAAGAGCGTGCGGCGGAGGAAAGGCATGCTCGGTTATTTCGAGGCGTTCCGCACCACCAGGGATCCGACCACGTTCACCGTGCTGTTCGAGGATACGGCGGCGCTACTGGGCCTCGCGATCGCCGCCACGGGCATCTACTTCTCGCATGCCCTGGGCGATCCGCGCATCGACGGCTGGGCATCCATCGGCATTGCCGTGGTGCTTGCGCTGGCCTCCGCGCTGCTGGCCCGGGAAAGCAAGGCGCTGCTCATCGGCGAACCGGCGACCCCGAACCTGCTGGCGAAGGTCTGCGGCATAGCCGGGCGTGTCAACGGCGTGGAGGCGGTGAACGGCGTGCTCACCCTTCAGGTGGGGCCGGATCATGTGCTGGTGGCGATTTCCGCGGCCTTCGACGACCGGCTGACCACGGTGGAGATCGAGGAGGTCGTGCGCACCATCGAGGCCCGCACGAAGGAGGCGAACCTGCCGATCGTGGCACTGTTCATCAAGCCGCAGACGCCCGAAAGGTGGCGCGAACGGTTACGGGAACTGGACGGCGATTGAGACGCTACGGGAGTGCGCCCTTGCGGGAGCCGGCCATGCCGGCGATCCCGCGGCAGCGGGCAAGCTGCCGCGAGTACCCATCGCCGCGGAAGCGGCTCCCACACAAAGCGCGCGCGCTCAGGAGTGCTCGCCTTCCTTCGGCGGTTTGCCGCGGCCTTCGATGTGGCCGCCGAAGCCCATGCGCATCGCCGACAGCAGGCGCTCCGCGTAGGTGTGGTCCTGGCGCGAGCGGAAGCGGGCGAAGAGGGCGGAGGTGAGCACCTCGGCCGGCACGGCCTGCTCGATGGCGGCGTTGACCGTCCAGCGGCCTTCACCGGAATCGTCGACGTACCCGGAATAGTTGTCGAGCTCCGGGCCCTTCGCCAGCGCGCTGGCGGTGAGGTCGAGCAGCCACGACGAGACCACGCTGCCGCGGCGCCATACCTCGGCGATGTCGGCCATGTCGAGCTCGTAGCGTTCGCGCTGGGGCAGGTGGGCGGCGTTGCGGTTCTTCAGGATGTCGAAGCCTTCCGCGAACGACTGCATCATGCCGTACTCGATGCCGTTGTGGATCATCTTGACGAAATGGCCCGCGCCTGCCGGACCGGCATGCATGTAGCCGTTTTCCACGCGCGGGTCGCGGCCTTCGCGGCCCTCGGTGCGCGGAATGTCGCCGGCGCCCGGGGCCAGCGTCTTGAAGATGGGGTCGAGATAATCGACCGTGGGCTTGTCGCCGCCGATCATCATGCAGTAACCGCGTTCGAGGCCCCAGACGCCGCCGGAGGTACCGACGTCGACATAGTGCTGGCCCTTCGCGGCGAGCGTTTCGGCGCGGCGCGCATCGTCCTTGTAGAACGTGTTGCCGCCGTCGATGACGATGTCGTCCTTGCCGAGCAGGTCGCTGAGCTTCGCGACGGTGGTTTCGGTGATCTCGCCAGCCGGCAGCATGACCCATACCACGCGGGGCGAGGGCAGGGCCTTGACCAGGGCTTCGAGGGATTCGACCGCCTGGCCGCCATCCTTCGCCAGCGCGTCGCGGGCCGCGGCATTGTTGTCGTAGACCACGGTCTCGTGACCGTCCCTCATCAGCCGGCGGGCGATGTTGCCGCCCATGCGGCCCAGTCCGATCAAACCGATTTTCATGCGTGGGGTCCTCGATGTGTACACATAAGCACTAGGGTATTGCGGTTATCCAGGCCGTACGCAAGATATACATACGGATACCGTCCGACCCGGGGCAGGAACCTGACTTCCGGCATGCTGGAGTCCGGATTCGGTTGCCGGTTACGCTGAGGGGTCGTCCCATGAGTGTAGCCGATGAAAAACCTTGTCCGATTGTCGCTCGCTGCCGTGGCGCTCGCCGGGGCCTTTGCCGCCATGGCCGCCAACTTCGATCCGCGCGAGACTTTCGCGCCCTTCACGTATCCGGAGCCGGTCAACGCGTATCGCTCGGGCAGCGGCATGCCGGGGCCGATGTTCTGGCAGAACCGCGCCGATTATGAACTGGCCGCCACGCTCGATCCCGTGAAGAACACGATGAGCGGCAAGGCGACCATCCGCTACACGAACAACAGTCCCGACGCGCTCGACGTGCTGTGGCTGCAGCTGGACGAGAACCGCTTCACCGCCGATGCGCGCGGCAACTTCACTTCGGGCAAGGCCGAGAAGCGCCATACCGACGGTTACCGCATCGCATCGGTGACGGTCGACGGCAAGAAGGCCGACTACATCGTCAGCGACACGCGCATGCAGGTCCGCCTGCCGGCGCCGCTCGCGGCGAAAGGCGGCAAGATTTCGCTGGCCATCGTCTATTCTTACGATCTTCCTGGCGATTTCGGCGGCCGCACCGGCTTCGCGCCGTCGAAGAACGGCAACATCTACGAGATGGCCCAGTGGTATCCGCGCATGTGCGTCTACGACGACCTGCGCGGCTGGGATACCGCGCCTTACCTCAACAGCGAGTTCTACCTCGAGTACGGCGATTTCGACTATGCCGTCACCGTGCCGTCCGACATGATCGTGGCCGGTTCGGGCGAACTGGTGAACCCGGAGGACGTGCTCACCGCCACGCAGCGCGAGCGCCTGGCCAGGGCGCGGCAAAGCGACAAGACGGTGATGATCCGCACGGCGGAAGAGGTCTCCGACCCGGCGAGCCGTCCGAAGAAGGGTGGCACGCTCACCTGGAAGTTCCGCATGAAGAACACGCGCGACGTGGCCTTCGGCGCGTCCACAGCCTATGTGTGGGATGCCGCGCGGATCAACCTGCCGGAAGGGAAGACGGCGCTCGCCATGTCGGTCTATCCGGTGGAGAGCGTGGGACAGGATCGCTGGGGCCGTTCGACCGAATACCTGAAGGCGTCGGTCGAGCATTTCTCCACGAAGTGGTATCCCTACCCGTATCCGGTGGCGATCAACGAGGCGGGCACGGCGGCCAGCGGCATGGAGTACCCGGGGATCGTCTTCGATCCCATGAGGGCGCCGGCCAAGCCGCTGCACATGGTGACCGCGCACGAGATCGGCCATACCTGGTTCCCCATGATCGTGGGCAGCAACGAGCGTCGTGACGCGTGGATGGACGAGGGCTTCAACACGTTCATCGACGTGTACGAAGCCGATGCGTTCAACCACGGCGAGTTTGCCCCCAAGCGCGACGCCGAATATGCGCCGAAGGGTGGCAACCCCGTCGACGAGATCCTGCCGCTGCTGGCCGACCAGGACGCGCCGCCGCTACTGATCGGCGCCGACATGATCAAGGAGAAGTACCGCCACCCGGCCACTTACTTCAAGGCGGCGCTTGGCCTCGTTCTGCTTCGCGAGCAGATCGTCGGCCCGGAACGCTTCGATCCCGCCTTCCGCAAATACATCGCCACCTGGGCGTACAGGCATCCGTCGCCGTCGGACTTCTTCCGTCTGATGGAAAGCGAGACAGGCGAGGACCTGTCCTGGTTCTGGCGCGGCTGGTTCGAGCACAACTGGCAGCTGGACATGTCGGTGGACAAGGTCGACGGCTCGACGGTCACGGTGTCGAACCTGGACCGGCTGGTGATGCCAGCCACCCTCCGGGTCACCTTCGACGACGCGTCCACCCGCGATATCCGCATTCCGGTGGAAACCTGGCAGCAGCACAAGAGCTTCGACGTGGACGTGCCCGGCGGTCGCAGGATCGTCCGCGCGGAAATCGACGCGGACCACAAGATTCCAGACCGCGATCGCGGCAATAATGCGTGGCCCCGCTGACGGACCGCCCGATGTCGAACCGTACCACCGCCGTGTCCAACCTCTTCGCCATCGTCGTCGCGGCGGTGGCGTGGCCCACACTCGTGCTGCAGTACTGGCTCATCGTCTGGTCGGGCTCGCTCGGGGCGGTGACGATCCGTTATTTCAGCTTCTTCACCATCCTCTCGAACCTGCTGGTGGCGCTCGTCGCCGCGTCCGCGGCGACGGGCGGCAACTGGGCGCCCATGCGGCTCCTGCGCGCACCGCGGGTCCGCGGGCTCGCCGCCGTGTCCATCGCGGTAACGGGCCTGGTCTACCTGGTGGTATTGCGCTCGTTGTGGCACCCCCTGGGGCCCCAGCTGATCGCCGACCGCTCGCTGCACTACGTGATACCCATGCTGTATCTGGCGTGGTGGCTGGCCCTGCTGCCGCACGGCGGCCTGGTATGGCACGACGCCTTGCGCTGGCTGTGGTTCCCCTTTCTCTTCGCCCTCTGGACCTTCGTGCGCGGCGCGATCGTCGACGAATATCCCTATCCGTTTCTCGACGTCGGCCAACTGGGCTATCCGGCGGCATTGCTCAACGCGACGCTGGTAGCTGTCCTGTTCCTGGTGCTGGGCGTAGCCCTGGTGACCCTGGACAAGGCCCTGGGTAAGCGATCCACCGACGGGTAGGAAGGCACCCGAGGGGACTACAATGGCGGCATGATCTTCCGCTGGTTCGAATCCCTCATCGACATCTTCCGCGAGGCGCCCGACCAGGCGCCGCCGAAGGGTGTCGTGCGTTTCTACGCGTACTACCTGCGCCAGGTCTGGAAGATCTTCGCGGCGACGCTCGTCGTCGGCCTGGCGGTGGCGTTGATCGAGGTAGCGCTGTTCGACTTCCTCGGCCGCGTCGTGGACATGGCACAGAAGACCCCGGCGGCCGTGTTCTTC
Coding sequences:
- a CDS encoding peptidylprolyl isomerase, encoding MTINVTMKTNKGDIHLRLHDEKTPMTVANFVNLAKRGYYDGLSFHRVIADFMIQGGCPEGSGRGGPGYRFGDEFDGSLKHDKPGVLSMANAGPGTNGSQFFITHGPTPWLDGKHSVFGEVVGPEDQKVVDAIRQEDTIEKVEVSGDVDALLEKQASNVAKWNETLDAR
- the gnd gene encoding phosphogluconate dehydrogenase (NAD(+)-dependent, decarboxylating); the encoded protein is MKIGLIGLGRMGGNIARRLMRDGHETVVYDNNAAARDALAKDGGQAVESLEALVKALPSPRVVWVMLPAGEITETTVAKLSDLLGKDDIVIDGGNTFYKDDARRAETLAAKGQHYVDVGTSGGVWGLERGYCMMIGGDKPTVDYLDPIFKTLAPGAGDIPRTEGREGRDPRVENGYMHAGPAGAGHFVKMIHNGIEYGMMQSFAEGFDILKNRNAAHLPQRERYELDMADIAEVWRRGSVVSSWLLDLTASALAKGPELDNYSGYVDDSGEGRWTVNAAIEQAVPAEVLTSALFARFRSRQDHTYAERLLSAMRMGFGGHIEGRGKPPKEGEHS
- a CDS encoding cation diffusion facilitator family transporter; translation: MAHSPRLVIYAALAANIGIAAAKFFAAAVSGSSAMLSEGVHSLVDSVNEVLLLHGLRLSQKRPDRQNPLGYGRELYFWSFIVALLVLALGAGFSLYEGVSHILSPEPLRDPTMNYIVLAVGVAFEGTSWWLALKSVRRRKGMLGYFEAFRTTRDPTTFTVLFEDTAALLGLAIAATGIYFSHALGDPRIDGWASIGIAVVLALASALLARESKALLIGEPATPNLLAKVCGIAGRVNGVEAVNGVLTLQVGPDHVLVAISAAFDDRLTTVEIEEVVRTIEARTKEANLPIVALFIKPQTPERWRERLRELDGD
- a CDS encoding 3-hydroxybutyrate oligomer hydrolase family protein, with amino-acid sequence MDRFGEVRATTHRDGDDLLSAGLGLRGLAGAPVPFTRPAAPTPAELRRRAIQSCWKGIADLGPLGGFGTLYGRVPDVPGREFAAFTTLNGAKAPHRVLVQVPDAFDRAKRCLVVTASPGTRGVYGSIAVAGAWGLPRGCAVAYTDKAAGSGYFDTADGSGVALDGTRAKAGEAPLEFEPAGMRAEAGIAVKHAHSGDHPEADWGRHVLQAARFGLAMLDRAFPDEAPFTPANTRIIATGLSNGGGAVLRAAGEDTDGILSAVVALAPNIHVAGHGRPFYDYATEAAVLLPAALAAPDFDGLPFARVGGAQPPAWALRAASLRAHGRLSGLLPPAQAAEALAMLRASGWQDEALAVGASSTSLDIWRTVTVAYASAYLRRSAGGMPCGFSYRPQHTGGVAGPVDAIVRAAWWADGSGSPPGAGILLAGGSDLSMDPTLPGNLCLRDLWTGQGSETTRLRAAVDATAAALPREDLPILVVHGAQDGLLPVAFTSEPYVAWLRASGRSPVFWKVPYAQHFDAFLAFPDFGDRHAPLLPFGYAALDRAWACLAEGRPLPEDAAVRDTRPRGPGAFTASALAVPAG
- the typA gene encoding translational GTPase TypA yields the protein MSIEFLRNIAIVAHVDHGKTTLVDQLLKQSGTLNERTVLAERVMDSNDQEKERGITILAKNTAITWEDKKKGVKNRINIVDTPGHADFGGEVERVLSMVDTVLILVDAMDGPMPQTRFVTQKAFAMGFKPIVVVNKIDRPGARPEWVVEQVWDLFEKLGATDEQMDFPIVYASALNGYASLDENAREGDMTPLYEAIMQHAPKPDVDPEGPFQMRISQLDYNNFVGVIGIGRIQRGTLKKGMQVAVIDRHGKKRQGKVVQVLGFLGLERIEQDSAEAGDIVAIAGIPELTISDTVTSPDVPEALPPLSVDEPMISMTFQVNNSPFVGNKDLSGGKFLTSRQLRERLEREKVHNVALRVEDGSDADKFLVSGRGELHLSVLIENMRREGYELAVSRPEVIIKEIDGQKMEPIEELVVDLEEIHQGPVMERLGIRKGQLKNMVSDGKGRVRLEYKIPARGLIGFQNQFKTLTQGSGLLFHVFDSYGPMETAPIAKRQNGVMIANAPGTTPAYSLGPLQERGKLFAAEGDSVYEGQLIGIHAKDNDLTVNAIKPKPLTNMRASGKDDAIQLTPATKFSLEQALDFIDDDELVEVTPKEIRMRKKHLTENDRKKASRGQA
- a CDS encoding M1 family metallopeptidase, whose amino-acid sequence is MKNLVRLSLAAVALAGAFAAMAANFDPRETFAPFTYPEPVNAYRSGSGMPGPMFWQNRADYELAATLDPVKNTMSGKATIRYTNNSPDALDVLWLQLDENRFTADARGNFTSGKAEKRHTDGYRIASVTVDGKKADYIVSDTRMQVRLPAPLAAKGGKISLAIVYSYDLPGDFGGRTGFAPSKNGNIYEMAQWYPRMCVYDDLRGWDTAPYLNSEFYLEYGDFDYAVTVPSDMIVAGSGELVNPEDVLTATQRERLARARQSDKTVMIRTAEEVSDPASRPKKGGTLTWKFRMKNTRDVAFGASTAYVWDAARINLPEGKTALAMSVYPVESVGQDRWGRSTEYLKASVEHFSTKWYPYPYPVAINEAGTAASGMEYPGIVFDPMRAPAKPLHMVTAHEIGHTWFPMIVGSNERRDAWMDEGFNTFIDVYEADAFNHGEFAPKRDAEYAPKGGNPVDEILPLLADQDAPPLLIGADMIKEKYRHPATYFKAALGLVLLREQIVGPERFDPAFRKYIATWAYRHPSPSDFFRLMESETGEDLSWFWRGWFEHNWQLDMSVDKVDGSTVTVSNLDRLVMPATLRVTFDDASTRDIRIPVETWQQHKSFDVDVPGGRRIVRAEIDADHKIPDRDRGNNAWPR
- a CDS encoding aminotransferase class I/II-fold pyridoxal phosphate-dependent enzyme — its product is MPQLAKRIGRAKPSAIMVIAEKAKRLKAEGRDIVSFSIGVPNFLPGDHVYAAAREALAKDSGQYGSNRGPDALIDAFLAHIEALGLTGYARKNVTTGVGAKQVLYNLAEALLDEGDEICFPAPYWTSYLDIAEIVGAKINILPCPPEQNYKLTPAQLDAALARKPRVFLFNNPSNPTGMVYTREEIAALADVIAKYPDTWVVTDDIYNTMVFDGVGYHNFVHVRPDLKDRVIFVDSISKTYGMPGWRVGFIAAPESVALAVTTLNSNHITSLPEVVNAAALAALSGPQDIPLAKCKEFAAKRDRVYNALLSIPGVVCPRPQGAFYAFPDISVAFGKKHNGVAIDSDIDFCAVLLEAKGVACVPGSAFGEPRALRISYSCPDEALDKGMARIVEFFAELT
- a CDS encoding malate dehydrogenase; the encoded protein is MKAPVRVAVTGAAGQIGYALLFRIAAGDMLGPDQPVILHLLEITPALPALQGVVMELNDCAFPTLAGVVATDDANVAFKDVDYALLVGSRPRGPGMERKDLLEANGAIFAPQGKALNDHAKRDVRVLVVGNPANTNALIAQQNAPDLDPKCFTAMVRLDHNRALSQLAEKTGAHTAEIKKVTIWGNHSSTQYPDLHQASVKGKPALEQVDQTWYADTFIPTVQQRGAAIIKARGASSAASAASAAIDHMRDWALGTAEGDWTSMAVPSDGSYGIEPGVIFGYPVTVKDGKYAIVQGLAINAFSQARIDATDKELREERAGVEHLFAK